A region of Anguilla rostrata isolate EN2019 chromosome 10, ASM1855537v3, whole genome shotgun sequence DNA encodes the following proteins:
- the LOC135233726 gene encoding uncharacterized protein LOC135233726, with the protein MRRPGLQTLEKKKKKQQLEEEEEATATVETAEAEEGAEPEENGLEDQPPAKKKKKRKSEAMEAEPTAAEEFASAEKKKKKNKGAEEAGE; encoded by the coding sequence ATGAGGCGACCAGGACTGCAAACCCtcgagaaaaagaaaaagaagcagcaattggaggaggaggaggaagcgaCAGCGACGGTGGAGAcggcggaggcggaggagggggcggagcctgaggaAAACGGACTGGAGGACCAGCCTCCggccaagaagaagaagaagcgaAAGAGCGAGGCGATGGAGGCGGAGCCCACGGCTGCAGAGGAGTTCGCCTCGgcggagaagaagaagaagaagaataaaggCGCGGAGGAGGCGGGCGAATAG